The proteins below come from a single Prolixibacter sp. NT017 genomic window:
- the ndk gene encoding nucleoside-diphosphate kinase, which produces MAGNTTLTMIKPGAVRRNLIGPILGMITEHGFKVEALKLTKLSARQAAKFYEVHRGKPFYDGLVTYMSSGPIVAAILRKDNAVTEFRELIGNTDPEKADEGTIRKLFAESLSHNAVHGSDSDDNAMKEAAFFFSETERFCPEEWHCDEDVQEYPQ; this is translated from the coding sequence ATGGCTGGAAATACTACGCTAACAATGATTAAGCCGGGGGCCGTTCGCCGGAATTTAATTGGTCCTATCCTCGGAATGATTACTGAACACGGTTTCAAGGTGGAAGCGCTTAAACTAACGAAATTATCGGCCCGGCAGGCTGCCAAATTTTACGAAGTTCACCGGGGAAAGCCTTTTTACGACGGACTGGTTACCTACATGTCATCTGGTCCGATTGTGGCTGCCATTCTCAGAAAAGATAACGCTGTAACCGAATTCCGGGAGCTCATCGGCAACACCGACCCGGAAAAAGCAGACGAAGGTACCATCCGGAAATTATTTGCCGAGTCGCTTTCGCACAATGCAGTTCATGGCTCCGATAGTGACGATAATGCGATGAAAGAAGCTGCCTTTTTCTTTTCGGAAACCGAAAGATTCTGTCCCGAAGAATGGCATTGTGACGAAGACGTTCAAGAGTACCCGCAATAA
- a CDS encoding bile acid:sodium symporter family protein translates to MFEDSLEVLDHVRLHFSPAGILALNIALAFIMFGIALDIHISDFRKIITRPKSTLTGIVSQFLLLPALTYLLVLFLHPTPTVALGMILVASCPGGNISNFISSLAKGNTTLSIGLSAIATLSATFMTPLNFAFWGSLYTHFYNRHDAEALLRPLHIDSGQMFQTVFILLGIPLVLGLIFARRFPRLTVKIRGPIRKLSVGIFIAFVVIALAKNFEFFIQFIHLIFIIVLIHNALALVTGYSASSLMKLPQTDRRTIAIETGIQNSGLGLALIFNPKIFPPDMELGGMAIIAAWWGIWHIVSGLSLSWFWSRKPVTDEAETEQLVNVHHHSHAEGK, encoded by the coding sequence ATGTTTGAAGATTCTCTGGAAGTTCTGGATCATGTGCGATTGCATTTTAGTCCGGCCGGCATTCTGGCACTAAATATCGCACTCGCCTTTATCATGTTTGGTATAGCGCTGGATATTCATATTTCCGATTTCCGCAAAATTATTACCCGACCGAAGTCGACTTTAACAGGAATCGTCTCTCAGTTCTTGCTGTTGCCGGCACTGACCTATTTGCTGGTTCTCTTTTTGCATCCTACCCCAACCGTGGCCCTGGGAATGATTCTCGTAGCATCCTGCCCCGGTGGAAACATTTCCAATTTCATCTCTTCGCTGGCAAAGGGAAATACGACGCTGTCTATCGGTTTATCAGCTATTGCGACCCTTTCAGCTACTTTTATGACGCCATTGAACTTTGCCTTCTGGGGAAGCCTTTATACGCACTTTTACAACCGCCACGATGCCGAGGCGCTACTGCGTCCGTTGCACATCGACTCCGGGCAAATGTTCCAAACCGTTTTCATTCTATTGGGTATTCCACTGGTACTGGGACTCATTTTCGCCCGCCGTTTCCCGCGTTTAACGGTTAAAATACGCGGTCCTATCCGGAAGCTGAGTGTTGGTATTTTCATCGCTTTTGTGGTGATTGCGCTGGCCAAGAATTTCGAATTCTTCATTCAGTTCATTCATCTCATTTTCATCATCGTATTAATTCACAATGCTCTGGCTTTGGTGACAGGATACAGCGCCAGCAGCCTGATGAAACTGCCGCAGACCGACCGGCGAACCATTGCCATCGAAACAGGGATTCAAAATTCCGGACTGGGACTGGCACTCATCTTCAATCCCAAAATATTTCCACCCGACATGGAACTTGGCGGAATGGCCATCATTGCTGCGTGGTGGGGCATCTGGCACATTGTCTCCGGTTTGAGCCTGTCGTGGTTCTGGTCGCGAAAGCCGGTGACCGACGAAGCAGAGACAGAACAGTTGGTAAATGTTCACCATCACAGCCACGCGGAAGGAAAATAG
- a CDS encoding sugar porter family MFS transporter produces the protein MRNHLYFVTFVAALGGLMFGFETAVINGTIFYVQQFFGFSEAMKGVVVSTALVGCIIGALFIGKPGDIFGRRQMMKLMAVMFLLSMIGAGLATNLTVFITARLIGGIAVGGASVLTPMYISEIAPPKLRGRLVATNQLAIVSGILLAFFSNYIIDSIGAANWRWMFLAGTIPSGVYFLLLFFIERSPRWLVKMERVEEALHVIRRVNPHENPETLMHQIKDSLNQEVMKKYSFMFKPPYLKLVLIGIAVGMFNQMAGINVIMYYSTDIFRVAGFSGESAMFQSVLIGVTNLAFTIIAMIFIDRFGRKFLLYVGATGMSVFLGLFAWSYITGNYAGYQLLAYLVGYIAFFAFSQGAVIWVILSEMFPNNVRSRGAAIGSFSHWFFNFVIALLFPVISAKIGVGWVFAFFFAATLLSLLFYHFALVETKGKSLEELEMETIGKRVSS, from the coding sequence ATGAGAAATCACTTGTACTTCGTCACCTTTGTGGCGGCCCTGGGCGGACTAATGTTCGGATTCGAAACTGCCGTCATTAACGGAACCATCTTTTACGTGCAGCAGTTCTTTGGTTTTTCCGAAGCCATGAAAGGTGTGGTCGTCAGTACGGCACTGGTTGGCTGTATCATTGGCGCGCTGTTCATCGGAAAACCGGGCGATATTTTCGGCCGGCGCCAAATGATGAAACTGATGGCTGTGATGTTCCTGCTATCGATGATTGGAGCCGGCCTGGCGACCAATCTCACCGTCTTCATTACGGCCCGCTTAATCGGGGGAATTGCCGTTGGAGGTGCATCGGTACTGACTCCCATGTACATTTCGGAAATTGCGCCACCCAAATTGCGCGGTCGTTTGGTGGCCACCAACCAGCTGGCTATCGTATCCGGAATTTTGTTGGCGTTCTTCTCCAATTACATCATCGATAGCATAGGTGCTGCCAATTGGCGCTGGATGTTCCTGGCCGGAACCATTCCGTCAGGCGTTTACTTCCTGCTGTTGTTCTTCATCGAAAGAAGTCCCCGCTGGCTGGTCAAAATGGAACGTGTTGAAGAAGCACTTCACGTTATTCGGAGGGTTAATCCGCACGAAAATCCAGAAACCCTGATGCATCAAATCAAGGATTCGCTGAACCAGGAGGTCATGAAGAAATACTCGTTCATGTTTAAACCTCCGTACCTGAAGTTGGTCCTCATTGGAATTGCCGTTGGGATGTTTAACCAAATGGCCGGAATCAATGTCATCATGTATTACTCGACCGATATTTTCCGGGTGGCTGGTTTCTCCGGTGAGTCCGCGATGTTCCAGTCGGTACTGATTGGCGTCACGAACCTGGCATTTACCATCATCGCGATGATATTCATCGATCGTTTCGGACGTAAGTTTTTGCTTTATGTCGGAGCAACAGGTATGTCGGTATTCCTCGGATTATTTGCCTGGTCGTATATCACCGGTAACTATGCGGGATACCAATTGCTGGCTTACCTCGTTGGATACATTGCCTTCTTTGCCTTCTCGCAGGGAGCTGTTATCTGGGTTATCCTATCGGAGATGTTTCCGAACAATGTCCGCTCAAGAGGTGCGGCTATCGGCTCTTTCTCACACTGGTTCTTCAACTTTGTGATTGCACTGCTTTTCCCGGTTATATCGGCCAAAATTGGCGTCGGATGGGTGTTCGCCTTCTTCTTCGCCGCTACGTTGCTGAGCCTCCTGTTCTATCACTTCGCGTTAGTCGAAACCAAAGGCAAATCGCTGGAAGAACTGGAAATGGAAACGATTGGCAAGCGGGTTTCTTCATGA
- the recQ gene encoding DNA helicase RecQ, whose product MIYETLRKYFGYETFRPLQEEIIQSLIDGRDCLAIMPTGGGKSLCFQLPALVKKGTAIVVSPLISLMKDQVDALRANGIGAAYLNSTISATESVQIFKDVISGKIKLLYVSPEKLLSQDFYRQIKTIDINLFAVDEAHCISQWGHDFRPEYTQLSFLSREFKAPIIALTATADRITRSDIVQQLGLRNPETFISSFDRENLSISVLPGREKFANIKRFISQRKNQAGIIYCLSRKQTEQLANKLNGEGLNAVSYHAGMTDIARQTAQDDFINDRVQIVCATVAFGMGIDKPNVRWVIHYNLPKNLESYYQEIGRAGRDGLPADTLLFYSYRDVLTLKQFIEESKQKDLLTQKLERMQQFADARTCRRRVLLNYFNEAYDKDCGNCDVCQNPPAVFDGTVIAQKALSAIARVKEQVSSGLLIDILRGSARKELIENGWAEIKTYGAGRDISYRDWQEYLLQMLNMGLFEVAYNDSNKLKLTLLSRDVLFDGKKINLVSPEEAENRWQQQQGKQQVQTKVEELNNALFEHLRTVRKELAAERNVPPYIIFSDVTLKQMATSKPTTEFAMRQISGVGEFKYEQFGVIFIRAIMDFNQFGKTNEKQSTNRYQKTYDFLQKGYTPEEIAERLNLNIVTVCSHLAYLYESDYDISLHEFLDRKELQQIEEALLTPGLKHELKPVYEQLNGEIPYHKIRLGLSIVKKEQG is encoded by the coding sequence ATGATATACGAAACCCTCAGGAAATACTTTGGCTACGAAACCTTCAGGCCTTTACAGGAAGAGATTATTCAGTCGTTGATCGATGGTCGCGATTGCCTTGCCATTATGCCCACTGGCGGTGGAAAATCGCTCTGCTTCCAGCTGCCGGCACTGGTCAAAAAAGGAACAGCCATTGTAGTCTCACCACTCATCTCCCTGATGAAGGACCAGGTAGACGCTTTGCGCGCCAATGGTATTGGAGCAGCTTACCTGAACTCAACGATTTCGGCCACTGAATCGGTTCAAATTTTCAAGGATGTGATTTCCGGGAAAATCAAGTTACTGTATGTTTCGCCGGAAAAACTGCTTTCGCAGGATTTTTACCGCCAAATCAAAACCATCGACATCAACCTCTTTGCTGTCGACGAAGCGCATTGTATTTCGCAGTGGGGACACGATTTTCGCCCGGAATATACGCAGCTGAGCTTTCTTTCGCGCGAATTCAAAGCGCCCATCATTGCCTTAACTGCCACCGCTGATCGCATCACTCGAAGCGACATTGTGCAGCAACTGGGCCTGCGAAACCCGGAAACATTCATTAGTTCGTTCGACCGCGAAAATCTGAGCATTTCCGTTCTTCCCGGAAGGGAGAAATTTGCCAACATCAAACGGTTCATTTCACAACGAAAGAACCAGGCCGGCATTATCTATTGTCTGAGCCGGAAACAAACGGAGCAGCTGGCGAACAAACTCAATGGTGAGGGGTTGAATGCGGTGAGTTATCACGCCGGCATGACCGACATAGCGCGCCAAACAGCCCAGGATGATTTTATCAACGACCGGGTACAAATTGTATGTGCTACAGTCGCTTTTGGCATGGGCATCGACAAACCGAATGTTCGCTGGGTGATTCATTACAATCTCCCGAAAAACCTCGAAAGCTATTACCAGGAAATCGGACGCGCGGGGCGCGACGGACTTCCGGCAGATACGCTGTTGTTTTACTCCTACCGGGATGTGCTTACGCTGAAGCAGTTCATCGAAGAGAGCAAGCAAAAGGATTTGTTGACGCAGAAACTGGAACGCATGCAACAGTTCGCCGATGCGCGAACCTGCCGGCGAAGAGTTCTGCTCAATTATTTCAACGAAGCGTATGATAAGGACTGTGGCAATTGCGATGTGTGTCAGAATCCGCCTGCTGTTTTCGACGGTACGGTCATTGCACAGAAAGCACTTTCTGCCATTGCCAGGGTAAAAGAGCAAGTCTCCTCCGGCTTGTTAATTGATATTCTTCGGGGGTCAGCCCGAAAAGAACTGATTGAAAACGGCTGGGCTGAAATCAAAACGTATGGCGCCGGCCGCGATATTTCCTACCGGGATTGGCAGGAATACCTGCTTCAAATGCTCAACATGGGCTTGTTCGAAGTAGCTTATAACGACAGTAACAAATTGAAATTAACGCTGCTTAGCCGCGATGTTCTTTTCGACGGAAAGAAAATCAACCTCGTTTCCCCCGAAGAAGCGGAAAACCGCTGGCAACAGCAACAGGGAAAACAACAGGTTCAAACGAAAGTGGAAGAGCTGAACAATGCATTGTTTGAACACTTGCGAACCGTCCGGAAAGAGTTGGCTGCCGAACGAAATGTTCCGCCCTACATCATCTTCTCCGATGTTACGCTGAAACAAATGGCAACATCCAAACCGACTACTGAATTTGCTATGCGGCAGATTTCGGGTGTTGGTGAATTCAAGTACGAGCAGTTTGGAGTCATCTTCATTCGCGCCATCATGGATTTCAACCAGTTTGGCAAAACCAATGAAAAGCAGTCGACCAACCGTTATCAAAAAACGTATGACTTCCTGCAAAAGGGATATACGCCGGAAGAAATAGCCGAACGATTAAACCTGAATATTGTAACGGTTTGCTCCCATCTGGCCTATTTGTACGAGAGCGATTACGATATTTCGTTGCATGAGTTTCTCGACAGGAAGGAGTTGCAGCAGATTGAAGAAGCCTTGCTCACGCCTGGCTTGAAACATGAATTGAAACCGGTTTATGAGCAATTAAACGGTGAGATTCCTTACCATAAGATCCGGCTGGGATTGAGTATCGTTAAAAAAGAGCAAGGCTAG
- a CDS encoding FKBP-type peptidyl-prolyl cis-trans isomerase, with protein sequence MKRRGLKFLLLAVVLGVGFVSCSKTSRQKARELELELRDKYVAKYYPDAQPTPSGLYVIKEQDAPAGADSIAVGDQVKVFYTGNLIESTDSTGVQDGYVFDSSGDYEPFTFTVGAGSVITGWEEAILQMKEGEKAVWIIPSTLGYGGTPQSGVPAYSTLVFHVTVYKVIKSTSNPVIIERQF encoded by the coding sequence ATGAAACGTAGGGGTTTAAAGTTTTTATTGCTGGCTGTTGTATTGGGTGTAGGGTTTGTTTCCTGTAGCAAGACAAGCCGTCAGAAAGCCAGGGAACTGGAATTGGAATTGCGGGATAAGTACGTAGCCAAGTATTATCCGGATGCACAGCCTACTCCCTCGGGACTTTATGTCATCAAAGAGCAGGATGCTCCTGCCGGGGCGGATTCCATCGCCGTTGGTGACCAGGTGAAAGTATTCTATACCGGAAATTTGATCGAGAGTACCGATTCTACCGGAGTTCAGGACGGGTATGTTTTTGACTCTTCAGGTGATTACGAACCATTTACTTTTACGGTAGGTGCCGGATCGGTAATTACAGGCTGGGAAGAGGCTATTCTGCAAATGAAAGAAGGCGAAAAAGCCGTATGGATTATTCCATCTACGTTGGGGTACGGAGGAACGCCGCAGTCAGGTGTCCCCGCGTATTCGACACTCGTGTTTCATGTCACGGTCTACAAAGTGATAAAGAGTACCTCCAATCCGGTGATAATCGAACGACAATTTTAA
- a CDS encoding NUDIX domain-containing protein: MTRTDLIKKLLPGFIPLFVFILADEIWGTKIGIAVAVGVGLIELIVTGIKERRLEKFVLIDTALLVVLSLISILLDNDIFFKLKPALIELILCAVLGVSAFGKLNIVQMMAGRYMKDVSFNEQQQAQFQRNLRNMFWIFLAHTGLIIFSAFYMSEAAWAFISGGLFYIIFAVYFVIEWFRNKRQQRKMPVVADDEEWLPVVDEEGKVIGKAPRSACHNGQKILHPVVHLHVFNPKGHIYLQKRPEDKLVQPGKWDTAVGGHISFGESVETALKREAYEEIGLTDFQARPMASYKWETDVEAELVYSYTSYDYKKIRLHSDEVTEGKFWSRSQIEKNLGKDVFTPNFEFEFKMMEQLRDQNSALA; this comes from the coding sequence GTGACGCGCACGGATCTCATCAAAAAATTGCTGCCGGGTTTCATTCCGCTTTTTGTTTTTATTCTTGCGGATGAAATCTGGGGAACGAAAATCGGTATTGCGGTGGCGGTAGGCGTTGGACTGATCGAGCTAATCGTAACCGGAATCAAGGAGCGCAGGCTCGAAAAGTTTGTACTGATTGACACCGCTTTGCTGGTCGTGCTTTCGCTGATATCCATTCTGCTCGATAACGACATCTTTTTCAAGTTGAAGCCGGCTTTGATTGAATTGATTCTTTGTGCCGTTTTGGGTGTTTCGGCCTTTGGGAAACTGAACATCGTACAGATGATGGCCGGCCGTTACATGAAGGATGTCTCTTTCAACGAACAACAACAGGCGCAGTTTCAGCGGAATCTCCGGAATATGTTTTGGATTTTCCTGGCACACACCGGTCTGATTATTTTCTCAGCCTTTTACATGAGCGAAGCAGCCTGGGCGTTCATTAGCGGCGGATTGTTTTACATTATTTTCGCGGTCTATTTTGTGATTGAATGGTTTCGCAATAAGCGGCAGCAGAGAAAAATGCCGGTGGTTGCTGACGACGAAGAGTGGTTGCCGGTAGTCGATGAGGAAGGGAAAGTCATTGGGAAAGCGCCCCGATCAGCTTGTCATAATGGTCAGAAGATTTTGCATCCGGTAGTGCATCTTCATGTTTTCAATCCCAAAGGACATATCTATTTGCAAAAGCGGCCGGAAGACAAGCTGGTACAGCCCGGTAAATGGGATACAGCCGTTGGCGGACACATCTCGTTTGGCGAATCGGTTGAAACGGCTTTGAAGCGTGAAGCTTACGAGGAAATTGGTTTGACTGACTTTCAGGCACGCCCGATGGCCAGTTACAAATGGGAGACCGACGTGGAAGCCGAGTTGGTGTACAGTTATACTTCTTACGATTACAAAAAAATCCGATTACACTCGGACGAAGTTACCGAAGGAAAATTCTGGAGCCGTTCACAGATCGAGAAGAATCTGGGCAAAGATGTATTTACACCTAACTTCGAATTCGAGTTTAAGATGATGGAACAGTTGCGCGATCAGAACAGCGCATTGGCTTGA
- a CDS encoding zinc-binding dehydrogenase, protein MNKYMKTFALTGKEKMEIQERPMPEIANDTDVLIRMIRVGVCGSDMHYYKEGGIGSQVISYPFTPGHEGAGIVAAVGKGVKHVAVGDRVAIDPAMPCGHCDQCEAGRPHTCRNLKFLGNPGQAEGCLSEYIVIPEGSCFPINNRLGFDEAVISEPLAIGYYATKLAGDLRGKSIGILGFGPIGMSVLLPAQVQEPAKVYVTDKLEHRLKIAHETGANWTGNPDETNIVSEIIRLEPLQLDYVVECCGKQEAVDQAIQLLKPGGTLLIVGIPEFSHWSFPVDELRRKEITIQNVRRQNGFTRPALDLIADSTMDVTPMVTHHFPFEETDKAYATVANYEDGVMKAMIDFSAGRYDD, encoded by the coding sequence ATGAATAAATACATGAAGACCTTTGCATTGACCGGTAAAGAAAAGATGGAAATACAGGAACGGCCAATGCCGGAGATTGCCAATGATACAGACGTTTTGATACGAATGATACGCGTGGGAGTTTGCGGTTCCGATATGCACTATTACAAAGAAGGCGGTATCGGAAGTCAGGTTATCTCCTATCCGTTTACCCCCGGTCACGAGGGCGCTGGCATTGTTGCTGCCGTTGGCAAAGGTGTGAAGCATGTTGCTGTTGGCGATCGGGTTGCTATCGACCCGGCGATGCCATGCGGGCATTGCGATCAATGTGAAGCCGGACGACCGCATACCTGCCGCAATCTTAAATTTTTGGGCAATCCCGGTCAGGCTGAAGGTTGCCTGTCTGAATATATCGTCATTCCTGAAGGCTCGTGTTTTCCCATCAACAACCGCCTGGGATTCGATGAAGCCGTTATTTCTGAGCCGCTGGCTATCGGTTACTACGCAACCAAGTTAGCTGGTGATTTAAGAGGAAAATCCATTGGAATTCTGGGCTTTGGACCTATCGGGATGAGTGTATTGCTACCAGCTCAGGTTCAGGAACCAGCAAAAGTATATGTGACCGACAAACTGGAACACCGACTGAAAATTGCCCATGAAACCGGTGCCAACTGGACGGGCAATCCGGATGAAACGAATATCGTGAGCGAAATCATCCGACTGGAACCGTTACAGCTGGACTACGTCGTTGAATGTTGTGGAAAACAAGAAGCCGTTGACCAGGCGATTCAGCTTTTAAAGCCCGGAGGAACATTGCTGATTGTTGGAATCCCGGAATTTAGTCACTGGTCCTTTCCGGTCGATGAACTTCGCCGTAAGGAAATTACTATTCAGAATGTTCGCCGCCAGAATGGCTTTACCCGCCCGGCGCTCGACCTGATTGCCGATAGTACCATGGACGTTACCCCCATGGTTACCCATCATTTTCCGTTTGAAGAAACCGACAAAGCTTACGCCACCGTTGCCAATTATGAAGACGGGGTAATGAAGGCGATGATTGACTTCTCTGCCGGACGTTACGACGATTAA
- a CDS encoding 1-acyl-sn-glycerol-3-phosphate acyltransferase — protein MGKIYRYSIGYDMVRGFVKTAHRLFYRKVIVTGKENIPKDKPIIFAPNHQNALMDPLALVCTLPSQIIYLARADIFKSATNRPFLRFLKIIPVYRIRDGVENLGKNEKTFRQTIEILRHNTPLCLFPEARHTDKRTLLPLKKAVPRIAFQAEESGGLGKDLVIIPVGIYYSNYQEPQSILQINYGKPLQINEFLSSYRENPQRAQLEFRDALRAKLSPLMIDIRDTEHYELYETIRRLYRTTMLKEENLLPDVWENLFRADQLTIQKLETAAKEDNSFLQLLTDKVQKYERLQHKQKIKEDALNKNLLTPAQAIFTAVGFLLTSPVIAFGWLHHALPHYLLKNHVNNKIEDSQMRSSFYFVLGMLAFSAMYVVGLLTLGRLFPGWWKVLYLIAMPLSGVFAYRLIRRWKIFRNRLRLRFGLPKEKQKLLLDSRQEIISFCQKAFPAQSQ, from the coding sequence ATGGGTAAGATTTATCGCTATTCCATCGGTTATGATATGGTCAGAGGATTTGTCAAAACGGCCCATCGTCTCTTCTACCGGAAGGTTATCGTAACCGGAAAAGAAAATATCCCTAAAGACAAACCCATCATTTTTGCTCCAAACCACCAGAACGCATTAATGGACCCACTGGCGTTGGTTTGCACGCTTCCCTCGCAGATTATTTATCTGGCAAGGGCGGATATATTTAAAAGCGCCACAAACCGTCCCTTTCTTCGTTTTCTGAAGATTATCCCGGTTTACCGGATTCGTGACGGAGTAGAGAACCTCGGAAAAAATGAAAAAACATTCCGGCAAACCATCGAGATTCTCCGGCACAACACGCCTCTTTGCCTTTTTCCGGAAGCACGGCACACCGATAAGCGGACTTTGCTTCCCCTCAAAAAAGCGGTTCCCCGTATCGCTTTTCAGGCAGAAGAAAGTGGTGGATTAGGAAAAGATTTGGTCATCATCCCGGTAGGTATATACTACAGCAATTACCAGGAGCCTCAATCCATTCTTCAAATCAACTACGGAAAACCGTTACAGATAAATGAGTTTCTGTCTTCCTACCGGGAAAATCCGCAACGGGCGCAACTGGAATTTCGGGACGCTCTCCGGGCTAAATTGTCGCCGTTGATGATTGACATCCGGGACACCGAACATTACGAACTGTATGAAACGATTCGTCGTTTGTACCGGACAACTATGCTCAAAGAAGAAAATCTTTTGCCTGATGTATGGGAAAATCTTTTTCGGGCGGACCAACTGACCATTCAGAAACTGGAAACCGCTGCCAAAGAAGACAATTCTTTTCTTCAGTTGCTTACGGATAAAGTACAGAAATACGAAAGGTTACAGCACAAGCAAAAAATAAAAGAAGATGCACTGAATAAAAACTTGCTCACGCCGGCTCAGGCAATTTTCACTGCTGTTGGCTTTCTGCTGACATCTCCGGTCATTGCTTTTGGTTGGTTGCACCATGCACTTCCCCATTATCTTCTAAAAAATCACGTAAACAACAAAATTGAAGATTCGCAGATGCGCAGTTCTTTCTACTTCGTGTTGGGAATGCTGGCATTTTCGGCCATGTATGTGGTTGGATTATTGACTTTGGGACGACTGTTTCCCGGATGGTGGAAAGTGCTTTATCTTATCGCGATGCCGCTGAGCGGTGTTTTTGCTTACCGGCTCATTCGTAGATGGAAGATTTTTCGAAACCGGCTTCGTTTACGATTTGGACTACCGAAAGAGAAACAAAAGTTGCTGTTGGATAGCCGACAAGAGATTATCTCCTTTTGTCAAAAGGCATTTCCCGCACAAAGCCAATAA
- a CDS encoding bifunctional oligoribonuclease/PAP phosphatase NrnA codes for MKRLSPETIAKVKKVLSENVRDIVIIPHVNPDGDAVGSCLGLWRVLKNAGYAPTVISPTDYPAFLKWVSGTNEVKVYEHEPDVSQQILEKADLVFLLDFNAPDRAGKLGPLIEKVTSPIVLIDHHPDPADVTELMFSHTEASSTAELVYRFVESLDLCEYLDKDAAEALFTGLSTDTGSFSYNASSPDMYEVVSRLLEKGVDKDRIHDLIYNNFSADRMRLLGYSLDQKMKVFPEYHAAYISLSMEELERYNFVPGDTEGFVNYPLSIKGVIFTALFTEKEDMVKISFRSKGGFPTNEFSNLHFNGGGHMNASGGESKLSLAETVQKFEELLPEFSAKLKDEHRKLGN; via the coding sequence TTGAAGAGATTATCCCCTGAAACAATAGCGAAAGTTAAGAAAGTGTTGAGTGAAAATGTCCGGGACATCGTGATTATTCCACATGTAAATCCGGACGGTGATGCTGTTGGTTCCTGTTTGGGATTGTGGCGCGTTTTAAAGAACGCGGGTTATGCTCCGACGGTCATTTCGCCGACTGATTATCCTGCCTTTTTGAAGTGGGTGAGCGGTACAAATGAAGTGAAGGTATATGAGCATGAACCGGATGTCAGTCAGCAAATTCTTGAAAAAGCTGATTTGGTGTTCCTGCTCGATTTCAATGCTCCCGACCGGGCCGGAAAACTGGGACCACTCATTGAGAAAGTGACCAGCCCGATTGTGTTGATTGACCATCATCCCGATCCTGCTGATGTGACGGAGTTGATGTTTTCGCATACCGAAGCCAGTTCGACCGCCGAGTTGGTTTACCGCTTTGTCGAAAGTCTCGATTTATGCGAATACCTCGACAAAGATGCAGCGGAAGCGTTGTTTACTGGTTTGTCTACCGATACCGGCTCTTTCAGTTATAACGCTTCGTCACCGGATATGTACGAAGTGGTGAGCCGCTTGCTGGAAAAAGGAGTGGATAAGGACCGGATTCACGATTTGATATACAACAATTTCTCGGCCGACCGGATGAGACTTTTGGGATACAGTCTGGACCAGAAAATGAAAGTATTCCCGGAATACCATGCAGCGTACATTTCGTTGAGCATGGAAGAGCTGGAGCGTTACAATTTTGTGCCCGGGGATACGGAAGGATTTGTCAATTATCCGCTGTCGATTAAAGGCGTTATTTTCACCGCGTTGTTCACCGAAAAGGAGGACATGGTAAAAATATCGTTTCGTTCGAAAGGAGGTTTTCCCACCAACGAATTCTCCAACCTGCACTTTAACGGTGGAGGTCATATGAACGCCTCAGGAGGAGAATCGAAGTTATCGCTGGCCGAGACCGTTCAGAAGTTCGAAGAGTTGTTACCTGAATTTTCTGCTAAATTGAAAGATGAGCACAGGAAACTGGGAAATTGA